A region of Pedosphaera parvula Ellin514 DNA encodes the following proteins:
- a CDS encoding GNAT family N-acetyltransferase — protein MRQIVREEANCEMIAAELRTRIEAFNERVVGALNTREIVLTVRDDAGNLIAGLTGEMFWNVLHVDVLWVDENHRDKNHGTELLKHAEHLAADQSCEAVYLSTFGFQAPGFYSKQGYNVIGDLPDVPKHSMRRWFWKRLPSPAV, from the coding sequence ATGCGACAAATAGTGCGCGAAGAAGCAAATTGCGAAATGATAGCCGCGGAATTAAGAACGCGGATTGAAGCCTTTAACGAACGCGTCGTCGGAGCATTGAATACAAGAGAGATCGTTTTGACAGTTCGTGACGATGCGGGCAATTTGATCGCCGGTTTAACCGGCGAGATGTTTTGGAATGTCCTCCATGTCGATGTATTATGGGTCGATGAGAATCATCGAGATAAAAACCATGGCACTGAGTTATTGAAACACGCGGAACATCTGGCGGCGGATCAGTCTTGCGAAGCAGTTTATCTTAGCACTTTCGGGTTTCAGGCTCCTGGATTCTACTCCAAGCAGGGGTACAATGTGATTGGTGACCTGCCTGACGTACCCAAACATTCCATGCGTCGGTGGTTCTGGAAACGGTTGCCAAGCCCTGCAGTTTAA